In a genomic window of Candidatus Methylomirabilota bacterium:
- a CDS encoding alanyl-tRNA editing protein codes for MSRYYCHEYPDVLVLETHVIDARPGAVLLERSPFHPGGGGQLADRGVLRWNGGEVRVTGIEAADGRYWHLLAEPVEMAGTVETVVDAEFRSMMEQLHTDTHILNALVFRQFQGALVTGAQLNADGTARMDFDLPDADNDRLRALEPEINDVIRQDLPVRYAYVPVADALAEPGLVRNRSVAPPPGDDGTIRLVEIVGLDRQACGGTHLASTARSTAIRILKIDNKGRHNRRIKIGLTGEPRG; via the coding sequence ATGTCACGCTACTACTGTCACGAGTATCCCGACGTCCTCGTCCTGGAGACCCACGTGATCGATGCGCGCCCCGGCGCGGTGTTGCTCGAGAGGAGCCCGTTCCATCCCGGCGGCGGCGGCCAGCTCGCGGACCGGGGGGTCCTGCGCTGGAATGGCGGGGAGGTGCGGGTGACCGGGATCGAGGCCGCCGACGGACGCTACTGGCACCTGCTCGCCGAGCCGGTGGAGATGGCGGGCACGGTCGAGACGGTGGTGGACGCGGAGTTCCGCTCCATGATGGAGCAGCTGCACACCGACACGCACATCCTCAATGCGCTCGTGTTTCGCCAGTTCCAGGGGGCCCTGGTCACGGGAGCGCAGCTCAACGCGGACGGCACCGCGCGGATGGACTTCGATCTGCCCGACGCCGACAACGACCGTCTGCGCGCGCTCGAGCCCGAGATCAACGACGTGATCCGGCAGGATCTGCCGGTCCGCTACGCCTACGTGCCGGTTGCGGATGCCCTGGCCGAGCCGGGCCTCGTCCGCAATCGCTCGGTGGCCCCGCCGCCGGGGGACGACGGGACGATCCGGCTGGTGGAGATCGTCGGGCTGGACCGTCAGGCTTGCGGCGGGACGCACCTCGCGTCCACGGCGCGATCGACGGCCATTCGCATACTGAAGATCGACAACAAGGGCCGGCACAATCGGCGAATCAAGATCGGGCTCACCGGCGAGCCGCGCGGGTGA